Part of the Musa acuminata AAA Group cultivar baxijiao chromosome BXJ2-7, Cavendish_Baxijiao_AAA, whole genome shotgun sequence genome is shown below.
TTACTCTTTCGAAACACAGATGTTGCTGATTTATCGGTATTGCCGGTGCTAATTATTTGCAGATTGCAGCATGGAATGATGCAGCTGTTTTCAAGCCACTTTTGGCACCTAGTAGTTCAGATTCTCAAGGTTGGTGCTTGAAGATGAATGAAGGAACGATGCATTGGCCAACtaattgttttcttttgtttatcTTCTTGTATATTTGTTAACTGATATAATTCATATCTCACTTCTTTTTTTCCCCTCTTTTTTGGTTCCTCTCAAAATGAGATCAACCTTTTTGTAAgcacattctttttttctttcccctcATAGATAAGGAGATGGAATTAATGTATAGAATTCTTCTCAAAGAGAAAGTAATGCTCATCTTTCATATTCCTCTGTTTACCTGAAGCTATACTGCATCAAAATTATGCATGGATTCCATTGTCACCTCACATTCAAGCAACATTCTAAAGCAAGAAATATTAACTATTAGCATGAAATTACAGAGCCAATTCCAAAGGCATAATTTGCATCATGAGTCATATAATAATACATCAAGACTGGCCTTATTTAGACGCTGGCTACACGACATGCATGCTTGCTTGCATCACTGGCTGATCTAATCATTGGCACGTTTGATTGCTCGGAGCATGATGTCGCGTTTGAACGATAAGATCAGACCATACTGGAACTCCGGCGGCAACTCCATCTTGGGAGAGCGCCGGAAGACGTAATGCCGGTAAAGCTGGATCAGCGCGAGTTTGACTTCTTGTATGGCGAACTTCTGGGCGATGCATGCGCGCGGACCGATGCCGAATGGAATGTGCGCGTACGGGTGCCTTCGCTTCTCTTCATCACGTGCCGGATCGAACCTCTCTGGCCGGAACACGTCCGGCGCCGGAAACTGCTTCGAGTCTTTGGCCACGACCCCCAGCGCAAGCCAAACCCATGTCCCCTGCGCGAAAGCAGCCACTGTTAGTTCCCTTGCAGGATGAGCGAGCTGATTCTGTCATGGACGACGGCAGGACACCTTCGGTAGAACGTATCCTCCGATCTCAACCTGCTGCGACGTCTCTCTTGCGACCAGCGGCGAGACTGTGTACATCCTCATGGACTCTTTGATCACCTGCATGACAAGAACAGATTGTGTTGTGTTCGTCCTGCAGCGTACGTGCGGCAACCTCGAGCTGCGTTGCTGCTTACCTGATCGAGGTAAGGAAACTTGGAGTGAAGGTCGTCGAAGGTTGGGATCAGATCACGAGGGCCAAAGCGATCGATCTCCTCCACCAGCTTCTTCTCCACATCTGGGTGTCGCGAGACCAGGTAAACCGTCATCGCCAGCGTGAAGGCCGTCGTCTTCGTCCCAGCGATGAGGTGCTCGTACACGAGTGCTCGGACGTAGCTGTCGGTGAGGAGGTTCTCGGCGAGTCGCGTCTGTCTCGAGTTCAGCAGTGCCGCCAGGAAGTCCTTGGACTCACGGGTCATCTCGCTCGACCTCTTCGCGATGATGGCGTCGATCCTGTCGCACAGCTTCTGGTTCATCTGGTGCAGCTTGTAGTCGGCGGCGCCGGGGATCCTCTTGAATATTTCACGGCAAGGGTTTTGGAGCACTGGGGCGATCAGGCCCAATGCCGTGGAGAGGGAGCCGGAGAGGTCCATCTTGAGGGAGGAGATGGCGTAGGTGTGCTGCCGGAGGAAGCAGGAaccatcatcatcgtcgtcgtcgtcgttgaggAGGCCGAACTCGATGCCGAAAGCGGTCTTGCCGATGATGTCGATGGCGAGGCGCAGGGAGAGCTCGGAGAATGGGACGTCTTCTCGGTTGCGTTGGATCGTGGAGATGGTGTGGCAGAAGGAGGTGGCATAGTGGTGCATGGTGGGGATAAGGCTTGCGACGTGGGCGGGTTGGTAAAGGGAGGTGATGATGTTTCGCGTTGAAGTCCACCTCTTGTCCCTTTGAAGTCAAAGCATTCTTTTACTCTATATATAGACTGTGCTTGTTTGTGTGTGCTTCAGATAGCAATATTACCGCGTCGGATTTGAATCAAATGGATCTTGGATACATGTCCAAATCCGATAAGGTCATGAATCTATATTGATATTAATTGAGACAAACATAATTGACAAGATTCGCTTCCCTATTGACTTGGTTGACCTTCCCGATAAGGTCCATCTTCTCCAACTACACTCCAGAAGACTAGCATTATATATATACACGAGAGAAGGGGGTACGGTACCTTAAAAGAAAGAGTCCATTCTGAAGTAGAGGTGACCCAGTTGCAGGCGAAGGGCTGCTTCTATTCCTTATGTCTTTAAAGTTCTTAATCCCCACCTTCCTGCAGAGTTCTGCATCTGCTACAATCACTAGTGGTTGCCTTCCCAAATGAAATCTGATCATTAACGAGTTCAACATCATCGACTTTATAGCCTTCAACACCAGAGATTATTTTCCCACTCGTATACTTGAGATTGCTCTACGTGTGCATGTTGCTTGGTGAAATGACAAGGGAGAGTCTTGCATGTTTACCTAAAGATTGGCCCGTAGTTCTTAGCAAACACTCTCAAGATATCTGGCCCGTGCTTGGCGAGGAAAGGAATGTGGCCGAGAGGAAACGTTGTTGGAGGACCGGGCACTCTTCTCACTCTCCAGTATGGTGCGTAGAAGTAAACCAGGAACCCTAAAAGCAAAGCCATGGATGCGAGGAAGAAGGGAGCACATGACCTTACCAAGCTCTCCACGATTTCAAGGACTCTATCTTCCATGAAGCACAGATATGTATGTATATGGAGAGAGAGTAGCGAGTGGACCGTGACGAAATGGGAGAGCGATGGCTACACTTTTATAGAGGGGATCAAATGGGATGTGGCAGCAAAAGATGGCAAAACACTGTGCATGATGGGGTCGACACCAGTGGATTTCTGCAATGATCCATGGGTTGGGATTCACGGTGGAGTATAATCTGGAACAACTTCACACTATCAACAGCGAGCATCCAAAGCACAAAGGAAATTAAGATTCATTGACGCAAAAATCTTTGATTCTTTTGGTAGGGTTCCTCGTTCCATGATGCTGCGACTGTGGTTAGCTACGAGATGATTGGCCTATTCAAGAAAGTGGCATGGAAAACTCACATGTATCGTTCATAGTGGTGATGGAATGATTGAAAGATAGCACCTCCGAGTATCATGATTGAGGAATCTTGAAACTAGTACAACTCTACCTATTTCTTCGATTGTAGGCAATGATTAACTCtaatttcaataagaaattgattaTATTTTCGCAATGTCTATATCTAATTGGTTTGATCTAATAAATTACTTATTAATCTAAGTTACTAGCATAACATATCTATTGGACTAAGTTTAAGAGTGTTAATCTCTCCTACTTATAACTTCAAGCATAAACACATTCTAATATAATACACATAGGTTGAGTGATGACTTCATGATGTGATGTTTCATCTGACTTGGTACATAGATAGTCAATTGATACTCAAACCTCTCCTCACATCTAATGCTAGATCATTATGATATTATTTACCATGTTCTTACTTGATTCGATAATTGACTTATTAATTTTGTTAGCTTTGATTAATATTATTACTCTGATCAAACACTTATGGGCTAATTGAAGTATTTATCAACTTTTGATATTATTATGTACCATTTTAACTAAACTATGTTAGAGAAATATTCTTCCATTTTAATATGATCTCTATATCTATAACATTTCGATTAGTCTCATATCGAAAATAGGACAAGACTAATATTGAGTTATAAGAGTTTGATAAGTGTATTATTGTTAATTTTAGTTTAAACATTTTAAACTAATGATTTAGACTCAATAAGATTAACAGACCAATCATCCCAAGATTAATATTTAGAACTAGAGATAATAAAGGATAGGAGTTGACTATACTTGACTAAGTTCTAATTGGGTTAAAGAAGTTTCATTCACATATTATTCATATATTTAAGATTATATTAGGTAAATTCAATGTTCAAAATATATACCATAAGAAAAAGATAATTTTCCCGAAATAAATAGCAATATGTGATAGAAACCAAACAAAATGATGGTAAGATTGgagacgcgagagagagagagagagagagagagcaaaaaaATATAATAGAAGGTATGTTAAAGAGTGATCAAAACTTAATATCAATTGTGCGAGCATTTAGATTTAGATTGCGGTCATCAATGTTTCTTACTTCTTCCTTCCAAGCTTCTTGTTCATCTTCTTAGTTGGAGTACTTCTGTAGAGAAGCTTTGCTCACCATAAGTCGACACTCTACAGCTACATGTTTTAGGAGGACTTATCATGCTTGGCAACAGCAGTGGTATACACTTACCACTGTAGTAATGCTTGTCACTTGTAATCAAACAAACACAAGTGTGAATTAAACAATTGCCACTTTGCGCACCTCCACTTCCATAGTTGAAACGTGACCCATTGATTCTCCACTCTACAGCTGAGGCTGAGTGAGATCACAAAACATCCGCTGACAAAATTGAGAGGATTCAGAATAGTTTTATGGTGCTACTAATTGGAAGAGCTTGGTGAAAGAATTCTGATGATGTATATTGATTAGTATTAGGATTTAGAGACGTACATAAATTGCTGTTGTAGTATAATTCTGATGTATTAAATTACTGAGCGTGTTAAAGTGTTCATCGAATACCATTCGCTCCGAGTTTTGGTCAAGACGAAACTGGAATTGCCATTAATGCATCATCAAAGCGATGTACAGTAAAAAGGCAAGTAAGCATTGCATCCACATGAAGCTATTGGCAGTACGGATTACTCCTGCCAGGCCCGCCATAGTAGAAGAGGGGCTCCGTCCACAAGATGTCCGCGTAGTTCTCAGCACTGTAGCAGCTGGTTTGGGTGCTCAACGTCCCAAAGGGATAGGGATACTTGTACTCTCCGGAGTAGTCCTTGATCCGCGGCTTACCGATGAAGGCGGCGCGGCCGAAGTGCTCCGAGGAGAAACTGCCGGAACCCATGGCCGTGGCCGTGTGGGGCGACTGCTTCATCCTCGGACTGTACACGTCGCCTCCAAACACCACCAGCGTGGCTGTCTTGCTCAGCCCTCTGAAGAGAGAACCCGGCCAGTATCCGACGGTGACGTTGTCGCCGTACATCAACCACCATCTCCCATTGTCGATGTCCTGCAATTGCACGTCAATGTCAAGAATATAGATGAATAAATCCTAAGCTCATAAATGTTTTTATACCGATAAAAATCTTGAAATGTTATCTTTACTATCCACCCTTtattcgaatatatatatatatatatatatatatatatatatatctaaaaaatTAGTTTGATGATGTTGATAATGATGTACTCGATCAACTTATTTTGAAGTAAGGGATCAAAAGCTTTATGATTTTACATTTAAAGATGTTAATATGATGGTGATGTAACTTACTTTAAATCAAGGTTCgctataccgtatcgtaccggcatTTCGATGCGGACGGTACTGATATACCGAAtggtacatcagggcataccgaacggtacacccTTGATATatcgaataattttatattttttatattgtagcaatgtagcggtaccggacggtccgcgtactggtaacctgtcggaccggtacataccacccgatacgggcggtacgcttcggtatgacagaccttgcttTAAATTAAGGGATTAAAACCTTCGTGACTTTATAATACTAAAGATTTTACTATGATATCGACGATATAATATTTGGCTAACTTAAACTTAATACGATGATACTATATTGATTTGAGGATTCAAAACTTCATTTCAGCTTGTCATCACCTGCAGACTTATTAGGTCATACAGAATCTAAATGAAGTTGATAAAAAGTAATTATATAAAGCACATCTATCTTACCATCCACACGTTGACAGAAAATTCGTACTGTGGTCCGTCGTAAATAGATACGGCGGAAAACGAACCACCGAGCGCTATCTCGCTGCTCGTCTGCACGAAGCCTGCACAAAGGAGATTGAAGCAGCCCGTCGTCTTTCCCGAGTCAGCCTGATCGATCGATTGAAACATGGCTTTAACTCTTCTATCGTGTGAGAAGATCGTCagaagaagatggaggaggaagaagaaggcatACCGTCCAGTACACGAAAAGCCGCGCTCTCCTATCACCAAAAACACTTGGATTTACCTATCAAGAGGAGGAACAAGTATCAATGAGTGCTGCAGGTTTGAacgagtagtagtagtagtagtagtagatgAAGCACTAACCATCCATCCAACCTCGATGGAGTCTGAATTGTTGTACTCCCCATTCGTAAGCCAAATCTGGCCGCTCGTGAATTCGTCGTCGCTTTCCATGTAGGGATTCCAGATGTTGATGCTTGCTTTGGCACCGATGTAGTTGAATCCACTGCCAACGAGCACTCCGAACTGAAACCACCAGAAAACAGTGGTGGTATCAGCTTACGATATCGAGCTGATGAGAAGCACGCAAGATGAACGGAGTGCGGAGACGAACTGCATGCAAGCCTTCGACGCCTGCAGCAACTGTTTGATTCGCCACGCGAACCTCgtgcttggtgatgcctttccatGGCTTCCTTCCGTAGTTTGTAATGGAAGGAGCATTCAGCAAGTGATGTTCTTGGACGCGGAGGACAGGTACTGTTCCACTGGGGCAGCTTCCGTTCCTTTGCCACACTTGGGCAGGCATACGCACAGAGGACCGAGAAGAAGCCACATCTCTTCTGCCAAAATGCTCATCGCCGGGCCTCATCTGCACCACGGTTTGTCCTCGGATCACAATCCAAAGTGACGAACTTAGTGCGCAACAACTTGTACGTACCTGAATCGTATGGCGTTGGAGTTGGGGGTGATCGAAAGCTGGCTGCTTGTAGACATCAACGCAGTCGATTATGTCGCCATCTTCGCTCTGCAAGTTTTCATGTACAAGGACGTACGACGAGCATTTGATCAAACATGCAGAATGCGTATCTGATAAATACCGATGGAATTGTAGTTACAGCGAACCTGAATGCTCTTCACTGCAGGCTTGTTGATTAGATTTAACTTCGCCTCTACGAGTAATTCCTTCTCGGTCAACACAGTGCTTGATTTCCCATCCACCACTTCTTCAGCAAAGAAGACGACTGCTAACAAAAGCATCCTTTCGATTACCCCATTCACCATCGTGATTAGTGGTAGCACCGGAATTCCTCACAGATTGTACTCTGTATCGACTCCTTTTCGGAGATAAACAAGTAGGAAAATGAGATGAAGTACAACCTAACAGTTCACTAAAAGCAAAATCAAGTGCGGATGAACTGTGAGAGACGAAACGTAAGAAACAGGTCAAACCAGATCATATACCAAACGTTAAATGGATGTGGCTGCCCTCTTCCTGTGGTTGAAGAGCTGCAGTTCCCACATTGCTTGGATGGTTCAACTAACAGCCGGCACATATGTTGATGGATTCAACTAATCGGCCTACGGTGGAATCTCTTGATGTCATAAAGAGGTTGTGACATGTTTAGGTGTAAATTATGTTGATACTTCTCCTGTTGTACTGTGATCTGTGTGCATTATTATGGCTTACAGCTTCTCTGAGATCATTTTGCATCGAAGCATGTATGAGGACTTACCCCATGACGTGCCCCTTCTTGAGCGACCACAAGTGAGGCATTGCTGTGTCGGTCAGCACACCTCAAGCATCTCATTTATTTTAAACTGATTGAGACACGGAATGCATAAATTGTACCGAGATATTTGAGTTATTTAGATACTGATGATATATAGCAAGCAGTACCATCGGTCTTGCTAACTACTACTACCAGATTAGTTTGTATATATAATAAGCCATTCCTGGAAAACTACTACTATTAAAATATGTACTATATATTAGGATTTATGTTCTCTCTCCCATCCAACAAAGGTCTTTTGCTTGATGCATAAGTAGGACATAACTGGAGACATACAATTTACTTTACCACcacctgcaaaaaaaaaaatcacgaaAAAAAATCGAACAAAGGTGTATAAATAATAACCACATGCAATATTATTATACAAGAAACAAAGCGATTTATGCACCTTAGATGCTGCTGATACATTGTAACTCAGAATAAAGCAAGCTATGGGTTGCAAATTGCAGTCATACAGAATCTTCATGCCATACGTGAATTGCCATACCAAAAACAAACCAAATAATAAAGGAAAAACATCATATAAGATGAGTCATTGAGAAGTTCTTTATTATAGAGTATACTGCACATCGATTCTGATGAGaagcttttcttttttgttcaaaaaggaaaaacaaaatcATCTACAAAGCCGGAATAGCTAGGAGCTGTCTAGATTTTTCTCTACTGCACCCAAAAaacgaaaacaaaaaaaatacaatTCTTATGCAATCTAATGACCCCTGATGGATATGTTACATACTtcaatttttatttgtttcccttgCAAATGCAGAGAAAAATAAATGAAGATGGTTTAGCCAACTCAAATAGGTGGCATACTACGATTTCGGGTTCACCTTTCATTGCACAGAGACCGTTGAAAGACCGATACTTGGGGTAGGAACGAGTGCCAACATTTGACTCTTGATAATCCTCATGAATGCCTGTATTTCCCAGTAGATTGGTAAGTTCTGAGAAAAGCAAGGCTGCAAACTCGTAACTGCGAGTTCCAGTATCTCTGCTACCTCAGCAGGTGGGTACTGTCTCCTGGTACAACCCTGTGTTTCAGAGATGAAATCAAGTCTCGGAAGAATAaatgcacacaacaaatagattATTTTCATGACTCAATCTAATCGTCTGAATCACAATAAGCAAGATAAATGTGGCAATAAGACTTGCCCTCTCCAAATTGCTTGGTTACTAAAGTAATTGACAGCTTATTCCAAGATGTCTTTCATAAGTACACAAGTTTGTTGAGTCATGTATGCTTGGCGAAAAAATAGGGTAAAACCGATCAAGGTCACAGTGATAGATGAAATAGCAAAATATACATATTATGTCGATATGACCTCTCTGATGAAAATCTAGGCCAAATCAGGTTTGGATTCACGTTGTCTAGGAAAAAACCTAAAACAAATAGAAATTGGTTTCAGAATGTGTTTGGACTCTGTGTCCTTGCAATATAAAGTACGTGCAATCTATATCTGTTCAATACCCAACAAGACCCAAATTGCTTTTTAGTGAATTCTATCCAGGTTCTGCCACAAATAAAGCATTCAACAGCACAGCAAAAGCACAACAAATATGTGGATGCCTAACTTAGGTTGGTACATGATGTGCTTCTGTCATATGTTACTAGCTTCATGTCTTCCAGATTAAGTAAAAGAAGAAAGGTGCTTTCACATGTCTGTTAATTTTATGAGCTAAACCCTAACAGTCACAAGTGCATTAAAACAAGTTAGGCAGTCTCAGCAAAAGCTACAATAAAATCAGAACAAAACCTTATTTCATGTTTGAAACATGACCAGATTGCAGATAGATTCTGAGCAGAGCTGAATGTTTGTTGAACGAgggcaaaagaaaacaaaacaaaaaaaataacggTGGGAGTGAAATAACttaataaatgtcttaaatttagaAATGTAGATATTAGACAAGGTAAAGAAAATATGCTTTGTCAATGTCCTTCAGAACATTTGCACAGCGTACCTCAATCATGAAAAGAGCAGCAACACAAGTCGATATTAACTCTGATGGAATTCGACCTAGGTTTGCATCAGAAGAGATCTCTAAGTTTAGACCTGGGATCTGAATATTTGCTGGCCCTAACCTGCCTGAAGTTTTTTCATCCCTAGTTGCTAATTTGTGTACTTCTGGAATGTGAGTGTATGCAGTGTCTAATCTGTCAGAATCAACTCCAGAAGACCAATTTTTAGAAGGATACAAAACTTCTCTGGTACTAGCGAGAGCATCCTTCCTGCTTTCCACAGCAAACATAGCCTGAAAATTAAATAAAGCAACAAGTATCTTTAAGGCAATTGAAATAAACAAAATGAACCGAAGTGCCAATTAAAATCGAGAATCGTTTTCATATAATAGCATATGTTAAAAAAGTAAAAGTTTTGCAATAGAAAAATAAAGATTCATCACATGTTGATCCAAGTAGAGAATGTCACCATATAAACAGGACTAAAAATTCCATGGTCAGGACTACATAGAGGATCAGGTCTTGTTTTAATAAGACATGGAAATTCGTCAacacagaaaaagaaaacaagaaaacacaACCTCTTCATGCTTACCTGCACAGATTGATCCACCAGTGTCTTTGCTTTCTGCCTTGAAGTTTCAACAACTTCCAATACATAAGATTCTGAGTTACTACAAGGTCCAGCAAGCACTGAATTCTCAGTTGACCTAAACCATGGTGATGTTAATTTTCCTTGAAAGGTATTATGTTGCCTCAACTCAAGTATGGCAGAACCAACCTGAAAGATGAGATAGGAATTAAACATCAAGTTAGGaggaaagaaagatctatgataaaagaaaatgaaacttAGTAAATCAATTAGTAACTAGCCTGGTTGCCGGCTTCTTGTAGCTGTAGAAGTAACTGCATCCTTAAGTGCTCGACATTTGTGATTGAATCATCATTTTGCTTTCTAGTTACTTCCTCATTCATGTGGCTCAGTTCTGTCATCAATGCTTTCTGCAAACATAACAATGATGCTTCTCTCACCATTACAAATTGTTCGCATTTGCAATGCAGCAAAAGGTCAATTTTTGCAATTTCTACAGAATTCTACCAAGGGGTTTGTTGAGACACAAAAACACCATTTACTGAGTATATGTAATGAGACTTGCAAGGAACTGATAGAATTCAACAGATTTTTCAAACAGTTGAAAAATAAAGCTGGCTGATTGAAAATAGGGAAAAGCCCTTCCCCTTCCAATAGTGAACATATGCCTAATTTAAAAATGGCTACATCAATTGATAGATGGAACGTTCTGTTCTGTGAGTCATAGGGCGGCTCAGGATGGATTCAAACTTAAAGTGGAGTTGGATTTGGAGGTGCTAGTGTGGATCTTAAGCACTAgataaatataagtaaataagTAAATACATATTTATAAAACTGAGACAACAGGCTGAAGCACAGCATAGTAGAGAATAAAAAAATGCTTCTAGAACttttaaatccattttgatgAAAAATGTTGTTGGTTTCAATATAACCAGCCAGCAGTGAACTAAGACTCTTGCATATTAATGATACTTTAAACTAATGACATACCAATCATATTAATGACACTCCTGCATATAAATGACATACCAAGCATTGGGTTCCTTTTTGATTGGATCCTCATCCCAACACATATGAAACACAAAATGTACATGTTTTAGCCAAAAGAGTGTCAATCTGTGTTAATCACATAAAATATGTTGCACTGTATTGTGT
Proteins encoded:
- the LOC103991229 gene encoding cytochrome P450 711A1; the protein is MEDRVLEIVESLVRSCAPFFLASMALLLGFLVYFYAPYWRVRRVPGPPTTFPLGHIPFLAKHGPDILRVFAKNYGPIFRFHLGRQPLVIVADAELCRKVGIKNFKDIRNRSSPSPATGSPLLQNGLFLLRDKRWTSTRNIITSLYQPAHVASLIPTMHHYATSFCHTISTIQRNREDVPFSELSLRLAIDIIGKTAFGIEFGLLNDDDDDDDGSCFLRQHTYAISSLKMDLSGSLSTALGLIAPVLQNPCREIFKRIPGAADYKLHQMNQKLCDRIDAIIAKRSSEMTRESKDFLAALLNSRQTRLAENLLTDSYVRALVYEHLIAGTKTTAFTLAMTVYLVSRHPDVEKKLVEEIDRFGPRDLIPTFDDLHSKFPYLDQVIKESMRMYTVSPLVARETSQQVEIGGYVLPKGTWVWLALGVVAKDSKQFPAPDVFRPERFDPARDEEKRRHPYAHIPFGIGPRACIAQKFAIQEVKLALIQLYRHYVFRRSPKMELPPEFQYGLILSFKRDIMLRAIKRAND
- the LOC135618042 gene encoding protein neprosin-like — translated: MVNGVIERMLLLAVVFFAEEVVDGKSSTVLTEKELLVEAKLNLINKPAVKSIQSEDGDIIDCVDVYKQPAFDHPQLQRHTIQMRPGDEHFGRRDVASSRSSVRMPAQVWQRNGSCPSGTVPVLRVQEHHLLNAPSITNYGRKPWKGITKHEFGVLVGSGFNYIGAKASINIWNPYMESDDEFTSGQIWLTNGEYNNSDSIEVGWMVNPSVFGDRRARLFVYWTADSGKTTGCFNLLCAGFVQTSSEIALGGSFSAVSIYDGPQYEFSVNVWMDIDNGRWWLMYGDNVTVGYWPGSLFRGLSKTATLVVFGGDVYSPRMKQSPHTATAMGSGSFSSEHFGRAAFIGKPRIKDYSGEYKYPYPFGTLSTQTSCYSAENYADILWTEPLFYYGGPGRSNPYCQ